The following is a genomic window from Haloarcula sp. DT43.
CGACCGGCGGTCCCTGTCGGTCGCTGGGGTGCGTTTCGTTCTCGCTCTCGTTCGCACCCGTGACGTGGGCGGGCGGGCCGTCGTGGTCCGGCGCGTTGCCGGGGTTGTTCGCCGTCACGAAGCTGGCGACGGCGGGACCGATGCCGCCGGTCCGGTTCTCGTCGCTCAGCAGGTCGTTGACGTAGGCCGACACCCGGAGACCGAAGGTGTCGAACTCGGTGACGTTCGCGGTGACGGTCAGGTCCGCCGTCGTCGTCGCGGTGTGGTTGGCCGCCGTCGCCGTCACCTCAACTGTGACGTTCTGCTCGGGCGCGGGCAACCCGACCGTGCCGTCACCGTCGGTCGTGTAGTTCCCCGTCCCGGCGTAGGAGGCGTTGTCGACCGTCTCGACGGCGACCGAGGCGTTCTCGACGCCCGTCTCGTTCGCCGTGACCGATACCGTCGCCGTGCCGTCGTCGGCCTGTGTGACGCCGACCGCGAGCGCGTTGCCCGCGTCGGTGTTCCCGGCCGAGTCCGCCCCGGCGGCCAGTCCCGGCCCGGCGGCCAGCATGACCAGTCCGGCAGCGGCGTACAGTGCGAAGAGCTTGGTGCGCATCGTGCCAGAGAGGTGCGCCGAGAGGGCGATAAACACCCCCTCCCGTTCAACTCGTTCACCACGTTCGCGGTCGCGTCGAGACCGTCCGAGAACCGGCGATATCGTTTATGCGCTGTTTTCGTCGTTTAGTTACCACTTCAGTTCGATTGGTTAAGAGGCCGCCCGTTCGACCAGCGCGGCGGCGTGTTCGCTCGCCCGCTCCCGCACCGCCGCCTCGTCGAACACCTCGACGGTCCGGTCGCGCATGAGCACCGCGCCGTCACAGACCGTGTGGCGCACGTCGCTGCCGCGGACGGCGTAGGCCAGGTGCGAGACGAGGTCGTGGACCGGGGTCAGGTGCGGCGCGTCGAGGTCGATTACGGCGAGGTCGGCGTTCGCGCCGGCCTCGATGCGCCCGCTGTCGAAGCCGAGCAGGTCCGCGCCGTTCGCCGTCGCCATCTCGACGACCGTGCCCGCGTCGACCGCGCTGGCGTCGTCGGCCGCCAGTTTGCCCAGCATCGCCGCGTCGCGCATCTCGTCGAACATGTCGAGGTCGTTGTTCGAGGCCGCGCCGTCGGTCCCGATGCCGACGGTGACGCCGGCGTCGAGCAGGTCCTGGACGGGGGCCATCCCGCTGGCGAGTTTCATGTTCGAGGCCGGGCAGTGGGCGACGCCGGTGCCCGTCTCGGCCAGCAGGTCGATTTCGCTCTCGTCGACGTGGACGCCGTGGGCGACGTAGGTGTCCCCGTCCAGCAGGCCGACGTCGTCGGCGTAGGCGAGGGGGCGCACGCCGTGCTCGTCGACGATTGGCGTCACCTCGTCGCGTGTCTCGTTGGCGTGGAAGTGTATCGAGAGTCCGTCGTCGAGGGCCTGCGGGACGAACTCCCGGAGGAAGTCCTCGCCGACGGTCGTCAGCGAGTGGGGCTGGAACGTCGTCCGAATCCGGCCGTCGGCCGCGCCGTCGAGTTCTCGGGCCACGTCGAGGCTCTCCCGCAGGTCGGCCCGCGCGCCCTCGTCGTCCTTGCCGACCGTGACTGCTGTGAACCCGAGCACCGCCCGCATCCCGGCCTGGTCGACGGCATCGGCGATTTCCCCGACCTCGAAGTACATGTCCGAGAGACTGGTCGTCCCCGAGCGAATCATCTCGACCAGCCCGAGTTCCGCGCCGGCGCGGATGTCCTCGGGCGTCAGTTCGGCCTCGACGGGCCAGACGTCTTCCTGAAGCCACGCGCCGAGAGGCTTGTCGTCGGCGAGGCCCCGCAGCATCGTCATGGCGACGTGGGTGTGGGCGTTGACCAGGCCAGGGATGACCAGCCCGTTCTCGGCGTCGAGTTCGTCGTCGCCGGAGAGCGCGCCCGGCTCGTCGACCGCCACGATGTCGCCGCTGTCCCGCGATACCAGTACGTCCGCCCGCTCGACAGTCAGGTCCGGGCGGAGGACCTGCCCGCCGGTGACGAGGAGTTCACTCATGGCCGTGGCTTCGCAACCGCGGGTCTTAGTTCGCCGGGTCGACGGCGTCGCAGTGCGGTGTGTTGGCACGCGCTGGGTCGGCCGACCGCCGAAGCGGTGCCTGTTCCGCAGGGGTCTTTCCGCTCCAGCGCGTCCGAGAGGCCAAAGCATGGCGACGGCAGAGCGCATCCGGCAGCGGGTCACCGCCCTGCGACACGAGAGCCCGGGCCGCATGCTGCTCGCCGTCGCCGCCGGCTGGTTCCTCGTGCTCGGGATGCGCTTCGTCGTCCCGGCGATTCTGCCGACGATACGCGAGGAGTTCGTCATCTCCAACGCCCAGGCCGGGCTCGCGGTCACGGTGCTGTGGCTCACCTACGCGGCGATGCAGTTCCCCGCCGGGGCGCTCATCGACCGGGTCGGCGAGCGAACGCTGCTGGTGGCCGCGGCGCTGCTGTCCGGCGTCGGGCTGCTTGGCTACTTCTTCGCGCCGGTGTTCTCGCTGTTTCTGGTCGCCACGGGCGCGTTCGGGCTCGGGACGGGGCTGTACGGCCCGACCCGCGGGACCGTCCTCTCGCGGACGTTCGACGCCCGCGAGGGGACCGCCTTCGGCGTCGTGATGGCCGCCGGCTCCCTCGGGGCGGCCGCCCTGCCGGCGGTCGCCGCGTTCGTCGCCACCCGCTACGGCTGGCGTGCGGCCCTCGCCAGCGTCGCCCCGCTGTTCATAGTCGTGGCGGGCGCGCTCTGGCTGTCGGTCTCGGACCGCCCGGCCGTCGATAGCGAGCGGAGCCTCCGACGGGACCTCCGGACGGTCGTCGCGGGCTTTCGCAACCGGGCACTCGTGCTGTCGGTCTCCGGCGAGACGCTCATGCTGTTCGTCTTCCAGGCCGTGACGGCGTTCCTGACGACGTATCTGGTCGCGGTCCGGGGCCTCTCACAGGGGACCGCCGGGGCGCTCCTCTCGGTGCTGTTCGTCGGCGGCGCGCTCTCACAGACGGTCACCGGGCGGCTCGCCGACCGGTACGGGACGCCGGTCGTGCTGACCGGGGTCGCGCTCGTCAGCACCGTCCCGCTCGCGCTCGTGCCGTCCGTGGAGGGCGTGGCCCCGCTGGCCGTCGTCGCCGCCGCTATCGGGGTTCGGATGAGCGCCGGGCCGCTCGCCAACGCCTACATCGTCGATACGCTGCCGGACGCCGCCGAGGGGACCGGCTGGGGCCTGCTCCGGACCGCCTTCTTCGCGGTCAGTTCGCTCGGCTCGACGGCGGTTGGCCTGCTCGCCGACCGCGGCCTGTTCGCCCTCGCGTTCTACGGGCTCGCCGGGCTGACGCTCCTGGCCGCGGGCGTCTTCCTCACCCTGCCGCGCCGGGGCCGGGTGTGACAGGTCCCGCCGGCCGCGAGGGGAAAGACAGTTGCCCCGCGGCCTGCCAGTAGGCGTATGCGCATCGCCGTCCCCAACAAGGGCCGCCTGCACGAACCAAGCGAGGAACTGCTCGAACGGGCCGGCCTCCACGTCGTCGACGGGGCCGACCGTCAGCTACACGCCGACACCGTCGACCCGGACGTGACCGTGCTGTACGCCCGCGCCGCCGACATCCCCGAGTACGTCGCGGACGGCGCTGCCGACGTGGGCATCACCGGCCTCGACCAGGTCCGCGAATCCGACGCCGACGAACTCGTCGAACTCCGGGACCTCGATTTCGGCCGCTGTCGCCTCGTCCTCGCCGCCCCGGAGGACAGCGACGTCGAGACGGTCTACGACTTCGAAGGGGGCCGCATCGCCACGGAGTTCCCGACCATCACCCGCCGGTACTTCGACCGCGTCGACGTCGACGTCGACGTAACGGAGGTGTCCGGCGCGACGGAACTCACGCCCCACGTCGACATCGCCGACGGCATCGTCGACATTACCTCGACCGGGACGACGCTCCGGATGAACCGCCTCGAAGTCGTCGACGAGGTGCTCGAAAGTTCCGTACGCCTGTTCGCTCGCGCGGACACAGCTGACGACGAGAAGGTCCAGCAGGTCGACACCGCGCTCGGCTCCGTCCTCGCCGCCGAAGACAAGCGCTATCTGATGATGAACGCCCCCGAAGACGCCCTCGATGACGTGAAAGGCGTGCTCCCGGGGATGGGCGGCCCCACCGTGATGGACATCGCCGGCTCCGACCAGCTCGCCGTCCACGCCGTCGTCGAGGAGCGGGCGGTCTTCGAGACCATCAGTTCGCTCAAGGACGTGGGCGCGAGCGACATCCTCGTGACCGAAATCGAGCGGCTGGTGGAATAGTACCTTTTTGTGGCGGGGGTATCCTCGCGCCGACGGTGCTGCGGGCACCCCCGCCACAAAAATCTACGCTAAAAAGGCTCCAAGTCGCGGCCTGGGGCCGCGACTCGGAGTGAAACCGCGCCGGAGGCGCGGTATGCTAGCCGCGTCCGGCCCGCGCCGCAAACGGCCGAGAGCGTCTGGCAGTCATCCTCTCACTTCGCCTCTGTTCCGGGGTTCAGAAGAACCCGAAGATGTTGTTCAACGCGAACCCGAGCACCGCCGCGAACGCCAGGTGCAGCGCAACGAGCGGGGCCGTCGAGCGGGTCGACAGCCGGTAGGAGAGGCTGATGGCGATGCCGTCGGCCACGAGGGTGAGCAACAGGACGACCGCGACGCCGAGGTCGGCCGAGACGACGCCGGATTCGACGCCCCAGCGCTGGAGAATCAGCGAGACGACCGCCGGGACGAGGGCGGCCTTGGCGGCGAGCTGGCTCGGCACGTCGCCGATGAAGAACGTCGCGGCCAGGTGGAGGGTGACGGCGTAGAACAGCCAGGTGACGAGGACGGTCACGACGACCGCGAGGAGACCGCCGCCGGTCAGGCTGGAGAACCCGGACTGGAGCATACCCGAGGTTCGGCGGCCGGTCGCTTGTGCGTTTTGTTCCCGGGCGCGACCGGCACGCTCATGCACGCTCGCCCACACCGCTCGGGCGTGTACGTCCTCGAACTCGGCGGGCAGGACGACGCGTTCGCGCGGCGGGAGGCCGCAAGCGCCGCGAGCGCCGTCGACGTGCTCGCCCCCGGGCTGGCGACGGCACGGGGCATCAGCGGCCGCGTCCGCCACCTCGCGTTCACCCACCGGGCCTGTGACCTGGTCGGCACCACCGACCCCGACGTCGAGAGCGCCGCCGCGTTGCTGTCGGCCGCGACCGTCGACCGCGAGGGGAGCGTCGCCGTGCGGGCGGTCGACGTGCGGGCGAGCACCGGCGTCGACACCCAGCAAGCCGAGCGGACGCTGGGCGGCGTCCTGACCGACCGCGGCTTCGCCGTCGACCTCGACGACCCAGACCACGTCCTCTACGCCTACTTCTCGGACCCCACTGGCGACGAGGAGGGCGGGACCGGCGAGGCCTGCTGTGCGCTGGGCTGGCTCGCCGCCGAGAGCGTCCGGGACTTCGGGGAGCGCCAGCCCACCGACCGCCCGTTCTTCCAGCCCGGCAGTATGGACCCGCTCGAAGCCCGCGCG
Proteins encoded in this region:
- a CDS encoding TIGR01177 family methyltransferase; the encoded protein is MYVLELGGQDDAFARREAASAASAVDVLAPGLATARGISGRVRHLAFTHRACDLVGTTDPDVESAAALLSAATVDREGSVAVRAVDVRASTGVDTQQAERTLGGVLTDRGFAVDLDDPDHVLYAYFSDPTGDEEGGTGEACCALGWLAAESVRDFGERQPTDRPFFQPGSMDPLEARALVNVAGAGPDATVLDPMCGTGGLLLEAGLVGADVVGGDAQAKMVRGTRENLAYALDGDGHPDRDAYPEAGEWGLVRSDASALPVADDAADAVVFDAPYGRQSRIEGELAPLVAGALGEAARVAARCVLVADRDWRDTATDAGWTVTDYFRRRVHRSLVRHVHVLE
- the hisG gene encoding ATP phosphoribosyltransferase, yielding MRIAVPNKGRLHEPSEELLERAGLHVVDGADRQLHADTVDPDVTVLYARAADIPEYVADGAADVGITGLDQVRESDADELVELRDLDFGRCRLVLAAPEDSDVETVYDFEGGRIATEFPTITRRYFDRVDVDVDVTEVSGATELTPHVDIADGIVDITSTGTTLRMNRLEVVDEVLESSVRLFARADTADDEKVQQVDTALGSVLAAEDKRYLMMNAPEDALDDVKGVLPGMGGPTVMDIAGSDQLAVHAVVEERAVFETISSLKDVGASDILVTEIERLVE
- a CDS encoding amidohydrolase → MSELLVTGGQVLRPDLTVERADVLVSRDSGDIVAVDEPGALSGDDELDAENGLVIPGLVNAHTHVAMTMLRGLADDKPLGAWLQEDVWPVEAELTPEDIRAGAELGLVEMIRSGTTSLSDMYFEVGEIADAVDQAGMRAVLGFTAVTVGKDDEGARADLRESLDVARELDGAADGRIRTTFQPHSLTTVGEDFLREFVPQALDDGLSIHFHANETRDEVTPIVDEHGVRPLAYADDVGLLDGDTYVAHGVHVDESEIDLLAETGTGVAHCPASNMKLASGMAPVQDLLDAGVTVGIGTDGAASNNDLDMFDEMRDAAMLGKLAADDASAVDAGTVVEMATANGADLLGFDSGRIEAGANADLAVIDLDAPHLTPVHDLVSHLAYAVRGSDVRHTVCDGAVLMRDRTVEVFDEAAVRERASEHAAALVERAAS
- a CDS encoding DUF7473 family protein, giving the protein MLQSGFSSLTGGGLLAVVVTVLVTWLFYAVTLHLAATFFIGDVPSQLAAKAALVPAVVSLILQRWGVESGVVSADLGVAVVLLLTLVADGIAISLSYRLSTRSTAPLVALHLAFAAVLGFALNNIFGFF
- a CDS encoding MFS transporter, producing the protein MLLAVAAGWFLVLGMRFVVPAILPTIREEFVISNAQAGLAVTVLWLTYAAMQFPAGALIDRVGERTLLVAAALLSGVGLLGYFFAPVFSLFLVATGAFGLGTGLYGPTRGTVLSRTFDAREGTAFGVVMAAGSLGAAALPAVAAFVATRYGWRAALASVAPLFIVVAGALWLSVSDRPAVDSERSLRRDLRTVVAGFRNRALVLSVSGETLMLFVFQAVTAFLTTYLVAVRGLSQGTAGALLSVLFVGGALSQTVTGRLADRYGTPVVLTGVALVSTVPLALVPSVEGVAPLAVVAAAIGVRMSAGPLANAYIVDTLPDAAEGTGWGLLRTAFFAVSSLGSTAVGLLADRGLFALAFYGLAGLTLLAAGVFLTLPRRGRV